The genomic interval aaaaaacgctgtaaaatgtgtttttttttaaacgctgtaaattaaatatttgaaatgaaaagcgctttttatggcattttttttagaaagcgctgtcttttatctttttatccaaaattattttgatccaaaatcagttcacaatcagtgcacacaacaacaaaaaatattcaaataccataagcagttcacacaatcagtagaacagaaaacagaactctgtaacttaattaacatatatataactctgtaactctgtaatttacaacctaattaactacattcagataaatatatataacctaatttacaacctaattaactacattcagatccatatgcatgttcatatattgtgtcctatgatcatatacatataataactaacagaatatacataatatgcactagctaccatataacattcagatcccttgcctaacagcaagctatttcccagaaaatcaaataatttgcatgtcaagcacatactgacaccagtcgtcctttaattccatcagatcttcctcagaatatgatggactagAATTGTCatagtactgcaatataaaaattgaacatattatattaagttagtatcaaatatatagataatttatatatgaaaatcatataatgaaaataccgtaccgtttatgggataatagttttattcttctcaacaatctccttcatgaatctcaatatgtagtacccacagtcgatgttatttgtttgacgagggcactttattgagatccatgtaatgttattagacttctgcttcgacactttagcacctctttgagctcgataaacttttaaggcactatcgaatgaataaatgtgattattagagcatgaatatttatatatatatatataaatatatatatgtaagaaataaatgaatattacttacgtgtcgagcatagtcTTTATTTCGGGGTGATTGCTGTAATTGCcatgcacgggatccaaatagtatataacttcagagaccgcattgattgcaaatagcacccaatgtgccctacaacaacaaaaaattggttaagcaattttgtttatacacaactaataaattaaattctcatcaattaaaaaagataaaattacgtaccctgaattatatggtgccaagaacaatttatcactttctatatttcctaaaaacatatctacaatgtatttctttacattgtctggatcgagtttccacatcgacatcttatgcggagacaagaatgagtatttatttgacaatttcctcgtgcacacgaccttctcgtacaaaaaccttcaatgaaaattttaaactagattaattaccaatacatttaattaattacaaataaatgcaattaaaagtattttttaccttatgtacaagctgattacagtagcactcagctccttatgttcgagaagttcgtacatgtgctccttttcgaggtattcaacatactcatctccaaatatatctttattcatgtgtacaagtaagtagtaagtaattaattacctcgggaatactcttcaaaccgacgttgcaactcccggtttcactctccatttgtatttcaggttggagctgaaccggaagttgcttgtctttattcgtattcaccaagagtgccacttgctctgataggattctgagcttctctaatacttcctcgttggaaggtttttggcgcttctcttgaggaaaaaagcttttgggagttacgccaaatcctttccccctcactcgaccggaatactcagggacattaaacactttcccaagaatgtccctgcacgtatccttgttgccctcttgagtttcagaactttgttcaatagtttcctaaaatacatgtaacattaaaaagataagttcaatagcatttttaaaatacaatattaaaaaatattaaagtgataatatacttacacaaagttctacaacttttttgacattttcattatcaaccactccttctttattaacacgcgcttccttccacaatatatgacgacccaagggttgatcggcttgggtgtcttttctctattcgttaaaatcataaacaaaataatacaaattagttacacactatagtttataatacaaattacttcattatataaaagtgatgtttaattacttacaatttgttgttcaaggcgtgcatatcccatacgtgatttcttgtatgggtgttttgggttgcttgcccgttcgcgatttgccttactaatattctatataaaaaaaaatagcaattgtgtaaaaatttaaaatacgctacgaatatgaataataaaacacaaatgctaataaattaatcacttacgacaaacgcggggtcagaacgtttggaaacaaatgctctccattcatcctttgatatataatgttgatatatttttggaggttcagcacttgtgtttccttctctatcttttagatagaaatttgagagatgggatctaaatccacgatggatctttccagcaactctcaaaacataagaCTTTCgtccctcatcaagaacaaaagtcgtctgcaatgaaaaaaattataagtaaagtatttcaacgaaaaaaattataaatgacaaaagagtggatcaaaaaatttacttgaatgtcattccatataatatctttggcatccttcaacgccttatctctccaattgtcaattgtaattgggacattttgacgaacaacaaccccaatatagcttacaaacatagagctgttggggtcaactgctgaccactctcattccagccaacctaataaactcatatagtaagtacatgctattaaaaaaagataaaaaacacacagcaaacagagtatagtatacctcaaatttaatgccattactccttactttaatgactttttgcatgatagttgcaccacgtttgacttctttttcataagtcttagaggtgccaacttcttcattttgacattctaaatctttgtttgtatccatttaactacaacaagttcaacatgcagtttagtataacatcaacaagctcaacatgcatcatgcattattataaacaagctcaacatgtatcagtatatcttaaacaagctcaacatgcattttaatgattacaaaaaattaataacatcaatacctgaataatggttcgaagaaagatgaaatgtgaagaaaagagggaacgcagaaagttcacataaatattgttcacaaaaatacggtattgaagaaatacgtaataagggttacgtatttcagtgaaaatatattgtgtgaaatgggagagatgatcttggacggaaataaggttcgaaatgaaggaaatgatcgtggaaataagattcgtaatggacgggatgatagggtttgcaaaagaagagaagaacgatgaaggttgagatgatagtgaagtttacgtaataaagaggaaactgaagcggttactgttatatatacgtaacccttttacggcgcttttttataacccttttacagcgcttgtttaaaaagcgctctaaaaggcttaggccttttagagcacttgtttgaaaagcgctctaaaaggcgtcattatttaattttttaaaaggctcttttacagcgctttttccaataagcgctctaaaagacctcattgttttattatgttatatataaaacccttttacagcgcttgttcaaataagcgctgtaaaaggtctctttattttatttttaaaacaatattttacagcgcttatttggacaagcgctgtaatagacctccttgtttatcttttaggttaattttagaaggctcttttacagcgctttttccaaataagcgctgttaaaaggccttattgtttttgtgttttgttatgttattttttaaacaagctcaacatgcatgcaaaacccacatagtagtaactggtcaccaccaaaatcccttcctcttcaccaaactcttctccttttatgcatcttcttcacaaacatcaaagcttactctttcacaattcaatctccacctcaacaccctttttatctttttacattccctttccttcttaaatcgaaacttggtattcaggttcattgccatgttgcgaaaaatgggtttgagtctgatgtttttgttaacaatgtgtttttggggattcccatgatgcgtacaaggtgtttgaagaaaatcctgTCAGAGATAGTCATGGTAGGtatctgatgaatattatttttaaagctttttacagcgctttt from Cicer arietinum cultivar CDC Frontier isolate Library 1 chromosome 5, Cicar.CDCFrontier_v2.0, whole genome shotgun sequence carries:
- the LOC140920619 gene encoding uncharacterized protein, with the translated sequence MFVSYIGVVVRQNVPITIDNWRDKALKDAKDIIWNDIQTTFVLDEGRKSYVLRVAGKIHRGFRSHLSNFYLKDREGNTSAEPPKIYQHYISKDEWRAFVSKRSDPAFVNISKANRERASNPKHPYKKSRMGYARLEQQIRKDTQADQPLGRHILWKEARVNKEGVVDNENVKKVVELCVSILSL